The Ornithinimicrobium faecis genome includes a window with the following:
- a CDS encoding PH domain-containing protein — protein sequence MTAVSGHDDWQRLDSRTIWASTILGAGSLIGAAAPVALALTIAQVGTGWILLWCLGGTVVGSVAVGVFEAVRLAVTRYRVGEHRVERRVNFIGSTTTALSTQRIRNVEVAADLVQRRFGIAEVRLASGDSDGPRFSLVTLDREHAEELRSQLLGERATADTTTLAAHDWSLLRYAPVSVLTPVFGLLAFAVAFQVADWFAVVPEMLDWVTDVVGDTSWWLVALALAVAALVIGVISSLVTHVEAWWGYRLEHQQDGSLDLHRGLLIGRATHFDGRRIRGVRVHEPPGLRRVGAARLDIIAVGVRAGAEESGRTRQSPTLVPNAPRELITSVGQTVVGSDWSDDLQSHPPAARSRRFLRAGLATVGCMLVSLVPAVVWPSLSWILPATLVVAAVVSAWVAHDNTRGLGHRTTDDHVVLRRGSLLRRTDVLQRDGLLGWNLRQSPFQRPARIVTLVATSAGGTGAFRLPDASEAQAERLMDTASPVWDHLRVGG from the coding sequence ATGACGGCGGTGAGCGGTCACGACGACTGGCAGCGGCTGGACTCACGGACCATCTGGGCCAGCACGATCCTCGGGGCCGGGTCCCTCATCGGTGCTGCGGCGCCAGTGGCCCTCGCCCTGACGATCGCCCAGGTGGGCACCGGCTGGATCCTGCTCTGGTGCCTGGGCGGCACGGTCGTCGGTTCCGTGGCGGTCGGGGTCTTCGAGGCGGTCCGGCTGGCGGTGACCCGCTATCGCGTCGGTGAGCACCGTGTCGAGCGACGCGTCAACTTCATCGGCAGCACGACCACCGCACTGTCGACACAGCGCATCCGCAACGTCGAGGTCGCGGCCGACCTCGTGCAGCGGCGCTTCGGCATCGCTGAGGTCCGGCTGGCCAGCGGCGACTCGGACGGTCCGCGGTTCAGTCTCGTCACCCTCGACCGCGAGCACGCCGAGGAGTTGCGCTCGCAGTTGCTGGGGGAGCGGGCCACGGCCGACACCACGACCCTTGCCGCGCACGACTGGTCGCTGCTGCGCTATGCCCCGGTGAGCGTCCTGACACCGGTCTTCGGGCTGCTGGCCTTTGCCGTCGCGTTCCAGGTCGCCGACTGGTTTGCCGTGGTGCCCGAGATGCTCGACTGGGTCACCGACGTCGTCGGAGACACCTCGTGGTGGCTGGTGGCGCTCGCCCTGGCCGTGGCCGCGCTGGTCATCGGGGTCATCAGCAGTCTCGTGACACACGTCGAGGCGTGGTGGGGCTATCGCCTGGAGCACCAACAGGACGGATCGCTCGACCTGCACCGCGGGTTGCTGATCGGCCGGGCCACCCACTTCGACGGGCGCCGGATTCGTGGCGTCCGGGTGCACGAACCGCCCGGCCTGCGCCGGGTCGGCGCCGCGCGCCTCGACATCATCGCGGTCGGCGTTCGGGCCGGGGCCGAGGAGTCGGGGCGGACCCGGCAGAGCCCCACGCTCGTCCCGAACGCCCCACGGGAGCTGATCACCTCGGTCGGGCAGACCGTGGTCGGCAGCGACTGGTCGGACGACCTGCAGTCGCACCCACCCGCGGCCCGAAGCCGCCGGTTCCTGCGGGCAGGGCTGGCCACCGTGGGCTGCATGCTCGTGTCCCTCGTCCCGGCGGTGGTGTGGCCCTCGCTGTCGTGGATCCTGCCGGCGACCCTCGTCGTGGCGGCAGTCGTGAGCGCCTGGGTCGCCCACGACAACACCCGCGGGTTGGGTCACCGCACCACCGACGACCACGTCGTCCTGCGCAGAGGCTCACTGCTGCGCCGCACGGATGTCCTGCAGCGCGACGGACTGCTCGGCTGGAACCTGCGGCAGAGCCCGTTCCAGCGGCCCGCCCGGATCGTGACCTTGGTGGCCACGTCGGCAGGAGGCACCGGTGCCTTCCGGCTCCCGGATGCCTCGGAGGCGCAGGCCGAGCGGTTGATGGACACCGCCAGCCCGGTCTGGGATCACCTCAGGGTCGGCGGCTGA
- a CDS encoding metal-dependent hydrolase family protein translates to MTADYWIVGARVVDGTGQDPAEGVAIHVVDGRIADLGQAPPDAETLDAGGLTITPGLIDAHVHFGLSSEITPSLRRELSVAELAADMFANCSSTLDAGFTTVRDTGGIDAGLARAVASGKVRGPRILQCGPVQCQTGGHGHLAAEWEPTSDWGDHAIPGLRAMSLLSDGPAEMRKNIRETFRLGADFIKMCVTGGVVSTHDKLSDTQFTVEEIAVAVEEASARGTYVTVHAHNNAGIRNAVLAGVKCVEHGSEIDEETAALMAQHGVAHVPTLAVVHALLEDAAAAGLPPEIRDRIGPALDGQVAGLRASRAAGVRVGSGSDLIGPAQGLRGKELTLRSEVETPMLALESATRVNADILGVGEETGTIEVGKLADLTAWATDPLADPTAFGDPDQVILVVQAGALVKDVRP, encoded by the coding sequence ATGACTGCTGACTATTGGATCGTAGGAGCTCGTGTTGTTGACGGCACCGGCCAAGACCCTGCCGAGGGGGTGGCCATCCACGTCGTCGACGGCCGGATCGCCGACCTCGGGCAGGCACCGCCAGACGCCGAGACGCTGGACGCTGGCGGCCTCACCATCACGCCGGGTCTGATCGATGCCCACGTGCACTTCGGGCTGTCCAGCGAGATCACTCCGAGCCTGCGGCGTGAGCTCTCCGTCGCGGAGCTCGCGGCCGACATGTTTGCCAACTGCAGCAGCACCCTGGACGCCGGCTTCACCACGGTGCGGGACACCGGAGGCATCGACGCGGGACTGGCGCGTGCCGTGGCCTCGGGCAAGGTGCGCGGCCCCCGCATCCTGCAGTGCGGGCCGGTGCAGTGCCAGACCGGTGGGCACGGGCACCTCGCGGCGGAGTGGGAGCCGACCTCTGACTGGGGCGACCACGCCATCCCGGGCCTGCGGGCCATGTCCTTGCTGTCGGACGGCCCAGCCGAGATGCGCAAGAACATCCGCGAGACCTTCCGACTGGGTGCCGACTTCATCAAGATGTGCGTCACCGGTGGCGTCGTCTCCACCCACGACAAACTCTCCGACACCCAGTTCACCGTCGAGGAGATCGCCGTGGCGGTCGAGGAGGCGAGCGCGCGAGGCACCTATGTGACGGTGCACGCCCACAACAACGCCGGCATCCGCAACGCCGTCCTGGCCGGTGTGAAGTGCGTCGAGCACGGCTCGGAGATCGATGAGGAGACTGCGGCGCTGATGGCCCAGCACGGGGTCGCGCACGTGCCCACCCTGGCCGTGGTCCACGCACTGCTCGAGGACGCGGCCGCAGCGGGTCTGCCCCCGGAGATCCGGGACCGCATCGGACCGGCCCTGGATGGGCAGGTCGCGGGGCTGCGGGCATCGCGTGCTGCCGGCGTGCGGGTCGGCTCGGGCTCGGACCTCATCGGTCCGGCGCAGGGGCTGCGCGGGAAGGAGCTCACCCTGCGCAGCGAGGTCGAGACCCCGATGCTCGCGCTGGAGTCGGCCACCCGGGTCAACGCCGACATCCTTGGCGTGGGCGAGGAGACCGGCACCATCGAGGTCGGCAAGCTGGCCGACCTGACGGCCTGGGCCACGGACCCGCTCGCCGACCCCACGGCCTTCGGCGACCCCGACCAGGTGATTCTGGTGGTGCAGGCCGGCGCACTGGTCAAGGACGTGCGGCCGTGA
- a CDS encoding alpha/beta hydrolase family protein has product MTALTYRPPTGSFPVGVRDGELVDTTYPVLRTEDAEGRRIMVRAWHPAAEDGGARRPYLVGEEAQLVQWCLGLAGAPSDWAGQLGAVETFSQPDTPVAPGTFPTVVFSHGATSWVSQNTPLMEHLASHGYVVWSVTHPGESSGVQFADGSTVRHDEAFQEAFLGIVGTPDYIGKFTGDVAHRHAATPGLLDDLGMGPWARRWVDDHRAVIDAIEQDSIDGEAGALVTSSDLGALGVVGMSFGGAAAASTAQVDERVRAAVNLDGGQFLSDLLGVDARVPLLHVSTDAAAALAAVGVPGATLLETNEFFYEEHTRAGLHEHVHRLRVAAATHMELTDFVLLPQDERSTVIPDGGTVESQRVIDLLNATVGAFLDQALRGEDRDFPASVLHEFPELSPVDLSPIRDWARGEQGVGGA; this is encoded by the coding sequence GTGACCGCGCTGACCTACCGCCCACCGACCGGCAGCTTCCCCGTCGGTGTGCGTGACGGCGAACTGGTCGACACCACCTATCCCGTCCTGCGCACTGAGGATGCGGAGGGGCGACGCATCATGGTCCGCGCCTGGCATCCCGCGGCCGAGGACGGGGGAGCGCGCCGGCCCTATCTGGTCGGGGAGGAGGCTCAACTCGTCCAGTGGTGCCTCGGCCTCGCCGGGGCACCCTCGGACTGGGCCGGACAGCTCGGTGCGGTGGAGACGTTCTCCCAGCCGGACACTCCAGTCGCCCCCGGCACCTTCCCCACCGTGGTCTTTTCACACGGCGCGACGAGCTGGGTCTCGCAGAACACCCCGCTGATGGAGCACCTGGCCAGCCATGGGTATGTCGTGTGGTCCGTCACCCATCCCGGCGAGTCCAGCGGGGTCCAGTTTGCGGACGGCAGCACCGTCCGTCACGACGAAGCCTTCCAGGAGGCATTCCTGGGGATCGTCGGGACCCCGGACTACATCGGCAAGTTCACCGGTGACGTGGCGCACCGTCACGCCGCGACCCCCGGCCTGCTCGATGACCTCGGCATGGGGCCGTGGGCCCGTCGGTGGGTGGACGACCACCGTGCGGTGATCGACGCGATCGAGCAGGACTCGATCGACGGCGAGGCCGGCGCCCTGGTCACCAGCAGCGATCTCGGCGCGCTCGGCGTCGTCGGGATGTCGTTCGGCGGTGCGGCCGCAGCCTCGACCGCCCAGGTGGACGAGCGGGTGCGCGCCGCCGTCAACCTCGACGGAGGCCAGTTCCTGTCCGACCTGCTCGGGGTGGACGCGCGCGTGCCACTGCTGCACGTCTCGACCGATGCCGCAGCTGCGTTGGCCGCGGTGGGAGTGCCAGGAGCCACACTGCTGGAAACCAACGAATTCTTCTACGAGGAGCACACCCGCGCCGGGCTGCACGAGCACGTCCACCGGCTGCGCGTGGCAGCCGCCACGCACATGGAGCTGACGGACTTTGTGCTGCTCCCGCAGGACGAGCGCTCGACGGTCATTCCCGACGGCGGCACGGTGGAGTCCCAACGGGTCATCGACCTGCTCAACGCGACCGTCGGCGCCTTCCTCGACCAGGCGCTCCGCGGGGAGGACCGCGACTTCCCTGCCAGCGTGCTCCACGAGTTCCCCGAGCTCTCACCGGTCGACCTCAGTCCCATCCGGGACTGGGCGCGGGGCGAGCAGGGGGTGGGCGGCGCATGA
- a CDS encoding DUF885 domain-containing protein → MSSQPEIPAVDELGDHYLDTFTAAYPFTATVFGLPGHDAEVQDVSEQGRADLARTMAQLRDQVSALAPDELTPTERASRSLLLHTTSTVVDSVESRESDWQIGGLVGPVYAVLAMVPKVTLDSAQRGQDYEARLARLDGYLDQSIDALRRGVRDGLVANRRLVESTVSTLDAYLGAGVAADPLLQPLGQLADEAGRARIEESVTGSVRPAMARLRRALAEEVLPAARPDDRGGMTYLPGGDEAYTKLVRQHTTTDRTVEELHATGLTIAEKLRGEFSELGSRVLGTGDVAEVTHRLREDPGLRFSSGEEMLHLASEAMRRAEEAVPDWFNRWHQAACEIGPLNAAEAETSALGYYQPPAGDGTRPGRCWLNTSHPEARPRYEMETLTFHETVPGHHLQFALSQELTELPAYRRFAYVTAFGEGWGLYTERLGDEMGIYSDDLARFGMVSFDAWRAARLVVDTGIHALGWSRQQAIDYMWDNTALTRGNIINEVDRYTSMPGQALAYMTGRLEIVRLRKAAEAELGARFDIKAFHDTVLGGGSVPLSELADVVTRWSATHADEPETKETP, encoded by the coding sequence ATGAGCAGCCAGCCCGAGATTCCCGCCGTCGACGAGCTCGGCGACCACTACCTCGACACCTTCACCGCGGCATACCCATTCACCGCGACCGTCTTCGGTCTTCCCGGCCACGACGCCGAGGTGCAGGACGTCTCTGAGCAGGGACGCGCCGACCTCGCCCGGACGATGGCACAGCTGCGGGACCAGGTCAGTGCCCTGGCCCCCGACGAGCTGACCCCGACGGAGCGGGCCTCGCGCTCACTGTTGCTGCACACCACCTCGACGGTGGTGGACTCCGTCGAGTCCCGCGAGAGCGACTGGCAGATCGGTGGACTGGTCGGGCCGGTGTATGCCGTGCTCGCAATGGTCCCCAAGGTCACCCTGGACTCCGCCCAGCGGGGTCAGGACTACGAGGCGCGCCTCGCCCGGCTCGACGGCTATCTCGATCAGTCGATCGACGCGCTGCGCCGGGGAGTGCGCGACGGCCTGGTCGCCAATCGACGTCTCGTCGAGTCGACGGTGTCCACCCTGGACGCCTATCTCGGTGCCGGCGTTGCCGCCGATCCGCTTCTGCAACCGCTCGGCCAGCTTGCCGACGAGGCAGGCCGGGCGCGGATCGAGGAGAGCGTGACGGGATCGGTCCGTCCGGCGATGGCGCGGCTCCGGCGGGCACTGGCCGAGGAGGTCCTGCCGGCGGCGCGCCCCGACGACCGAGGCGGCATGACCTACCTCCCGGGAGGAGACGAGGCCTACACCAAACTGGTGCGGCAGCACACGACCACCGACCGGACTGTCGAGGAGCTGCACGCCACCGGGCTGACGATCGCTGAGAAGCTCCGTGGCGAGTTCAGCGAGCTGGGCTCACGGGTGCTCGGCACCGGCGACGTCGCGGAGGTCACCCACCGACTGCGCGAAGACCCTGGCCTGCGCTTCTCCTCGGGCGAGGAGATGCTGCACCTGGCCTCCGAGGCGATGCGTCGTGCCGAGGAGGCCGTGCCGGACTGGTTCAACCGCTGGCACCAGGCGGCCTGTGAGATCGGGCCGCTGAACGCGGCCGAGGCCGAGACCTCCGCGCTCGGGTATTACCAACCTCCAGCCGGCGACGGCACCCGACCGGGGCGGTGCTGGTTGAACACCTCCCACCCCGAGGCCAGGCCGCGCTACGAGATGGAGACGCTCACCTTCCACGAGACGGTCCCCGGCCACCACCTGCAGTTCGCGCTCTCCCAGGAGCTGACCGAGCTCCCTGCCTATCGGCGGTTCGCCTATGTCACCGCCTTCGGCGAGGGGTGGGGTCTCTACACCGAGCGGCTCGGCGATGAGATGGGCATCTACTCCGACGATCTCGCGCGCTTCGGCATGGTCTCCTTCGACGCCTGGCGCGCCGCCCGGCTCGTCGTGGACACCGGCATCCATGCCCTGGGCTGGTCCCGCCAGCAGGCGATCGACTACATGTGGGACAACACGGCCCTGACCCGCGGCAACATCATCAACGAGGTGGACCGCTACACGAGCATGCCGGGGCAGGCCCTGGCCTACATGACTGGCCGGCTGGAGATCGTCCGGCTCCGCAAGGCCGCCGAGGCCGAGCTCGGAGCACGGTTCGACATCAAGGCATTCCACGACACCGTGCTCGGTGGTGGGTCCGTCCCGCTCTCCGAGCTGGCCGACGTGGTCACCCGCTGGAGCGCAACCCACGCCGATGAACCGGAGACCAAGGAGACACCATGA